The following coding sequences lie in one Vitis vinifera cultivar Pinot Noir 40024 chromosome 19, ASM3070453v1 genomic window:
- the LOC100260590 gene encoding LOW QUALITY PROTEIN: probable leucine-rich repeat receptor-like serine/threonine-protein kinase At3g14840 (The sequence of the model RefSeq protein was modified relative to this genomic sequence to represent the inferred CDS: substituted 1 base at 1 genomic stop codon), which yields MCVWMICISSSDGSPRAVLCRDFIPPSRNGSTSISVSVVVGIVAGVILLIFLVIGILWWRGCLRRKDTLEQDLKGLDQHTGLFTLRQIKAATNNLDAANKIGEVGFGSIYKGLLSDGTVIAVKQLSSKSKQGNREFVNEIGMISALQHPHLVKLYGCCIEGNQLLLIYEXMENNSLARALFGPEECQLQLDWPTRHRICVGIARVLAYLHEESRLKIIHLDIKATNVLLDKNLNPKISDFGLAKLDEEDNTHISTRNAGAFGYMAPEYAFRGYLTDKADVYSFGIVALEIVSGRRNTTYRPKEECIYLLDWALSLKGEGNLMDLVDPRLGSDFNKEEVLAMINIALLSTKVSPAVRPAMSSVVSMLEGRTTVQDIVSDPSVPSDDLKLEEMKEHYYYTQEKIMGVSESMPDRPWTASLSIPDLYPVTLDFEYWENRD from the exons ATGTGCGTATGGATGATTTGCATCTCAAGTTCAGATGGCAGCCCCAGGGCTGTGCTTTGCAGAG ATTTTATACCTCCTTCCAGAAATGGCAGTACTAGTATATCTGTGAGCGTTGTGGTTGGCATTGTGGCTGGAGTCATTCTTCTTATCTTCCTGGTTATCGGTATCCTTTGGTGGAGAGGCTGCCTAAGGCGCAAAGATACATTGGAACAAG ATTTAAAGGGTCTAGATCAGCACACTGGTTTGTTTACCCTAAGGCAAATTAAGGCTGCCACAAACAACTTGGATGCTGCCAACAAAATTGGAGAAGTTGGATTTGGTTCTATTTACAAG GGCCTCTTATCGGATGGCACCGTAATTGCAGTGAAGCAGCTTTCTTCCAAGTCAAAACAAGGAAACCGTGAGTTTGTGAATGAGATAGGCATGATTTCTGCTCTTCAACATCCTCATCTTGTGAAGCTCTATGGCTGTTGTATAGAAGGAAATCAGTTGTTGCTGATATATGAGTAAATGGAGAATAACAGCCTCGCTCGTGCTTTGTTTG GCCCCGAAGAATGTCAATTACAATTGGATTGGCCAACTAGGCACAGGATCTGTGTTGGCATAGCAAGAGTGTTGGCTTATCTTCATGAAGAATCAAGGCTGAAGATCATCCACCTAGACATCAAGGCCACAAATGTGCTGCTTGATAAGAATCTTAACCCCAAAATATCTGACTTTGGTTTGGCCAAACTTGATGAAGAGGATAACACCCACATTAGCACCCGGAATGCTGGTGCATT TGGATATATGGCACCTGAATATGCATTTCGGGGCTATTTAACTGACAAAGCAGATGTTTACAGTTTTGGAATTGTTGCCTTGGAAATTGTCAGTGGAAGAAGAAACACTACTTATAGGCCAAAAGAGGAATGCATCTATCTTCTTGATTGG GCACTCTCATTAAAAGGGGAGGGGAATTTGATGGATCTAGTTGACCCCAGATTGGGCTCAGACTTCAACAAGGAAGAGGTCTTGGCGATGATCAACATAGCTCTCTTGAGCACAAAGGTCTCTCCAGCAGTCAGGCCAGCTATGTCATCAGTTGTGAGCATGCTTGAAGGCAGAACCACTGTTCAGGACATTGTTTCTGATCCCAGTGTTCCTAGTGATGACTTAAAGCTCGAGGAGATGAAGGAGCATTATTACTACACCCAAGAAAAGATCATGGGTGTGAGCGAGAGCATGCCAGACAGGCCATGGACTGCTTCTTTATCCATCCCTGATCTCTACCCAGTCACCTTGGATTTTGAATATTGGGAGAACAGAGATTAA